The Thermosynechococcus sp. CL-1 genomic interval TCAAACATCGGCTCAGCCACAGGCAGATCAGCAAAGTTGCCGTGCCAAAACTGGACGCGATCGCCAAAGGGGGCGAGGAATTCCTGAGCCGCCGCTAAGGCCATGGGGTCTTGATCGATCGCCAGCACCCGACAAGTGGGTTCACTCCGTAAGAGCAGCGCCGTGTGGCCGCCACCCCCCACCGTTGCATCCAAGTATAGTCCCCCGGCCTTGAGTTGCAATGCCTCCAGAACTGCGCTTGCCAGTACCGGTTGATGGTAGGTGGAAAATTCCAAATCTTGCATGAGTGGATCAGAAGCAGCGTAAAATTTGCCACAGCACAGTCCCTTGGAGAGCAGCCGCCGTGAACGATACTTCCCTCAACTTAGCCGATGAACTGCTGATACGGGATCAACTCGTGCAGCAACTCTCAGAGGAACTCTATCAACTCATGGTGCAGCATCCTGAGTTATTTGTGCGCTTTTACCAAGCCCGCAAGACCGAGGCCGCCAATGCCGCAGCCCTGAAGTTGCTGCAAGCCCAAGTGCAACAGGTGGAAGCACAAATTGCTGCCTATCAAGAACAGATCCTTGCCTACCAGCAGCAGAGCCAAAGTCGTGAAGCGGAAATGAATGAATTGAAAGCTCAAGTCATTGAATTGAGCGATCGCAATGAGATGCTAGAGCGCGTCATCCAAGAAATGCCCGAAGTCTATCGGCAAAAATTTAGTGAGCGGCTCAGTCAAGTCAAACTGAAGATTGAAAGCCTCGAAAAAGAAAATGCCCAACTGCGTGCCGAACTGCGGAATCTGCAAACCCTCTTGGCCGCTCAAGCCCGCCAGCAACAACAGCAGGGATTCCCCTCATTGCAACCTGCGCGCGTTGGCTTGATTCCCAGCTTTAATACCTA includes:
- a CDS encoding Npun_F5560 family protein; translated protein: MNDTSLNLADELLIRDQLVQQLSEELYQLMVQHPELFVRFYQARKTEAANAAALKLLQAQVQQVEAQIAAYQEQILAYQQQSQSREAEMNELKAQVIELSDRNEMLERVIQEMPEVYRQKFSERLSQVKLKIESLEKENAQLRAELRNLQTLLAAQARQQQQQGFPSLQPARVGLIPSFNT